The Mycobacterium seoulense genome has a window encoding:
- the leuS gene encoding leucine--tRNA ligase: protein MTDSPTTAPGNNPGAVQTDSDAPTYRYTAALAGRIESTWQENWARLGTFNVPNPVGSLAPTDGTPVPADKLFVQDMFPYPSGEGLHVGHPLGYIATDVYARYHRMTGHNVLHALGFDAFGLPAEQYAVQTGTHPRTRTEANVVNFRRQLGRLGLGHDSRRSFSTTDVEFYKWTQWIFLQIYNAWFDTSARKARPIAELIAEFDSGARRLEDGRDWAALTVGERADVIDSHRLVYRADSLVNWCPGLGTVLANEEVTADGRSDRGNFPVFRKRLRQWMMRITAYADRLLDDLELLDWPEPVKTMQRNWIGRSTGTRALFSAINASGETVDIEVFTTRPDTMFGATYLVLAPEHDLVDGLIAAGWPEGTDARWTYGGATPGEAVAAYRQAIAAKSDLERQENRDKTGVFLGSYATNPANGKPVPIFIADYVLAGYGTGAIMAVPGHDQRDWDFARQLGLPIVEVIAGGDISEAAYPGDGVLVNSGYLDGMDVPAAKEAITARLEADGRGWARIEFKLRDWLFARQRYWGEPFPIVYDSAGRAHALDEAALPVELPDVPDYSPVLFDPDAADSEPSPPLAKATEWVHVDLDLGDGLQPYTRDTNVMPQWAGSSWYELRYTDPHNSERLCAKENEAYWMGPRPDEHGPQDPGGVDLYVGGAEHAVLHLLYARFWHKVLYDLGHVSSREPYRRLVNQGYIQAFAYTDSRGSYVPADEVVERGDRFFYPGPDGEVEVFQEFGKIGKSLKNSISPDEICDEYGADTLRVYEMSMGPLEASRPWATKDVVGAHRFLQRVWRLVVDEQTGETRVVDVAGQQELDVNTLRALHRTIAGVSEDYAALRNNTAAAKLIEYTNHLTKEHRDAVPRAAVEPLVLMLAPLAPHMAEELWLRLGHTTSLAHGPFPQADPAYLVDDSVEYPVQVNGKVRGRVVVAADADQDTLKAAALSDEKVQAFLAGANPRKVIVVPGRLVNLVV from the coding sequence GTGACCGACTCCCCGACCACCGCCCCCGGGAACAACCCCGGCGCCGTTCAGACGGACTCTGATGCGCCGACGTATCGCTACACGGCGGCGCTGGCGGGCCGTATCGAGAGCACCTGGCAGGAGAACTGGGCGCGGCTCGGCACGTTCAACGTGCCCAACCCGGTCGGCTCGCTGGCCCCGACGGACGGCACCCCTGTCCCCGCCGACAAGTTGTTCGTGCAGGACATGTTTCCCTACCCCTCGGGCGAGGGACTGCACGTCGGGCACCCGCTGGGCTATATCGCCACCGACGTGTATGCCCGCTACCACCGGATGACCGGACATAACGTCCTGCACGCGTTGGGTTTCGACGCCTTCGGGCTGCCCGCCGAGCAATATGCCGTGCAAACCGGCACCCATCCCCGGACCCGGACCGAGGCCAACGTCGTGAACTTCCGGCGTCAGCTGGGCCGGCTGGGCCTGGGCCACGACAGCCGGCGCAGCTTCTCGACCACCGACGTCGAGTTCTACAAGTGGACGCAGTGGATCTTCCTGCAGATCTACAACGCCTGGTTCGACACCTCGGCCCGCAAGGCCCGCCCGATCGCCGAACTGATCGCGGAATTCGACTCGGGCGCAAGGCGCCTCGAGGATGGACGGGACTGGGCCGCGCTGACGGTGGGGGAGCGGGCCGACGTGATCGACAGCCACCGACTGGTCTACCGCGCCGACTCGCTGGTGAATTGGTGTCCCGGTCTAGGCACGGTGCTGGCCAACGAAGAGGTCACCGCGGATGGCCGCAGCGACCGCGGCAACTTCCCGGTGTTCCGGAAGCGGTTGCGGCAGTGGATGATGCGTATCACCGCCTACGCGGACCGGCTCCTCGATGATCTGGAATTGCTTGACTGGCCGGAGCCCGTCAAGACCATGCAGCGCAACTGGATCGGCCGTTCCACCGGCACCCGGGCGCTGTTCTCGGCGATCAACGCCAGCGGCGAGACGGTCGACATCGAGGTGTTCACCACCCGGCCGGACACCATGTTCGGCGCCACCTACCTGGTGCTGGCTCCCGAGCACGACCTGGTCGACGGCCTGATCGCCGCCGGATGGCCGGAGGGGACCGACGCGCGGTGGACCTACGGGGGCGCGACGCCGGGGGAGGCGGTCGCCGCCTACCGGCAGGCGATCGCGGCGAAGTCGGACCTCGAGCGTCAAGAGAACAGGGACAAGACCGGCGTATTCCTGGGTAGCTACGCGACCAACCCCGCCAACGGTAAGCCGGTGCCGATCTTCATCGCCGACTACGTGTTGGCCGGGTACGGAACCGGCGCCATCATGGCGGTCCCCGGCCACGACCAGCGCGACTGGGACTTCGCCCGACAGCTCGGGCTTCCGATCGTGGAAGTCATTGCGGGGGGAGATATCTCGGAGGCCGCGTACCCCGGTGACGGTGTCCTGGTCAATTCCGGTTACCTCGACGGAATGGACGTGCCCGCGGCGAAGGAGGCGATCACCGCCCGCCTTGAGGCGGACGGCCGCGGCTGGGCGCGGATCGAATTCAAGCTGCGGGACTGGCTTTTCGCCCGGCAGCGCTACTGGGGTGAGCCGTTTCCGATCGTCTACGACAGTGCCGGACGCGCCCACGCGCTCGACGAGGCCGCGCTGCCGGTCGAGCTGCCCGACGTGCCCGACTATTCGCCGGTGCTGTTCGACCCCGACGCCGCCGACAGCGAGCCGTCGCCACCACTGGCCAAGGCGACGGAGTGGGTGCATGTCGACCTGGACCTCGGCGACGGCCTGCAGCCCTACACCCGCGACACCAACGTGATGCCGCAGTGGGCCGGCAGCTCCTGGTACGAACTGCGTTACACCGATCCGCACAACTCGGAACGGTTGTGCGCCAAGGAAAACGAAGCTTACTGGATGGGGCCGCGACCGGACGAGCACGGCCCGCAGGATCCCGGCGGCGTCGACCTCTATGTGGGAGGCGCCGAGCACGCGGTGCTGCACCTGCTGTACGCCCGGTTCTGGCACAAGGTGTTATACGACCTGGGTCACGTCAGCTCCCGGGAGCCATACCGCCGCCTGGTCAACCAGGGCTACATTCAGGCCTTCGCCTACACCGACTCGCGCGGCTCCTACGTTCCGGCCGACGAGGTGGTCGAGCGCGGCGACCGCTTCTTCTACCCGGGCCCGGACGGCGAGGTCGAGGTCTTCCAGGAATTCGGCAAAATCGGCAAGAGCCTGAAGAACTCGATCTCCCCCGATGAGATCTGCGACGAGTACGGCGCCGACACGCTGCGGGTGTACGAGATGTCGATGGGACCGCTGGAGGCCTCCCGCCCATGGGCCACCAAGGACGTCGTCGGGGCCCACCGCTTCCTGCAACGCGTGTGGCGGCTGGTGGTCGACGAGCAGACCGGCGAGACGCGGGTGGTCGATGTGGCCGGGCAGCAGGAGCTCGACGTCAACACCCTGCGAGCGCTGCACCGCACCATCGCGGGAGTTTCGGAAGACTATGCCGCACTGCGCAACAACACTGCGGCAGCCAAACTGATCGAGTACACCAACCACCTCACCAAAGAGCACCGCGACGCGGTGCCGCGGGCGGCGGTCGAGCCGCTGGTGCTGATGCTGGCGCCGTTGGCGCCGCACATGGCCGAGGAGCTGTGGCTGCGGTTGGGCCACACCACGTCGCTGGCGCATGGCCCCTTCCCGCAGGCCGACCCCGCCTACCTGGTCGACGACAGCGTCGAGTACCCCGTCCAGGTGAACGGCAAGGTGCGTGGGCGAGTGGTGGTGGCCGCCGACGCCGATCAGGACACCCTGAAGGCCGCGGCGTTGTCGGACGAAAAAGTCCAGGCGTTCCTGGCCGGCGCCAACCCGCGCAAGGTGATCGTGGTCCCCGGCCGGCTGGTCAACCTGGTCGTCTAG
- a CDS encoding LpqN/LpqT family lipoprotein codes for MIEIVPAHRALLGGMVAGLIGMAVFTGAQASADPLLPAPSPVPVIPAPAPQNLTAVPGQAPTNRFLAAPPASNPVASPTAPGAPVPAAVAPVAPVAPAVTPAASGTIREYLESKGVKLEAQKPQGLKALDITLPVPARWTQVPDPNVPDAFAVIADRQGSSIYTSNAQVVVYKLVGNFDPREAISHGYVDSQKLLAWQPTNASMADFGGFPSSIVEGTYRDGDVTLNTSRRHVIATSGHENYLVSLAVTTDRAVAVADAPATDAIINGFRVTVPGAPVPAPVQTPAASPVGLTPAPVAPGPAQAPVPQAPVSQVPAAQVPVGQVPAMPPVGQAPVAAPVGQAPAVAPLRQASATAPVGLPVQAPMPSRQPTPNLLALVPGLPPLPNFSFLQH; via the coding sequence ATGATCGAGATCGTCCCCGCCCACCGTGCGCTCCTCGGGGGTATGGTCGCCGGCCTGATCGGCATGGCGGTTTTCACGGGCGCCCAGGCATCGGCAGACCCCTTGCTTCCCGCACCATCCCCCGTTCCCGTGATCCCGGCACCCGCGCCGCAGAACCTCACCGCCGTGCCAGGGCAGGCCCCGACCAACCGGTTCCTCGCCGCCCCGCCGGCGTCGAATCCCGTCGCGTCGCCGACGGCCCCGGGCGCCCCGGTCCCGGCCGCGGTCGCGCCCGTCGCGCCGGTGGCCCCCGCGGTCACCCCGGCCGCCTCGGGCACCATCCGCGAATACCTGGAGTCGAAGGGGGTCAAGCTCGAGGCGCAGAAGCCCCAGGGGCTCAAGGCGCTCGACATCACCTTGCCCGTGCCGGCGCGCTGGACCCAGGTGCCCGACCCCAACGTGCCCGACGCTTTCGCGGTGATCGCCGACCGGCAAGGCAGCAGCATCTACACCTCGAATGCCCAGGTGGTGGTGTACAAGCTGGTCGGCAATTTCGACCCGCGAGAGGCCATCTCACACGGTTATGTCGACAGCCAGAAGCTTCTCGCCTGGCAGCCCACCAACGCCTCGATGGCCGATTTCGGCGGCTTCCCGTCCTCGATCGTTGAAGGCACCTACCGTGACGGCGACGTGACGCTGAACACGTCGCGGCGGCACGTCATCGCCACCTCGGGGCATGAGAATTATTTGGTCTCGCTCGCGGTAACCACCGATCGCGCGGTCGCCGTCGCCGACGCACCGGCCACCGACGCGATCATCAACGGCTTCCGCGTGACCGTTCCCGGGGCGCCTGTCCCCGCGCCGGTCCAGACGCCCGCGGCCTCGCCGGTCGGGCTGACCCCGGCGCCGGTCGCACCAGGGCCGGCCCAGGCTCCGGTCCCCCAGGCCCCGGTCTCGCAGGTTCCGGCCGCGCAAGTTCCGGTCGGGCAAGTACCGGCCATGCCCCCGGTCGGGCAGGCACCCGTCGCCGCTCCGGTCGGGCAGGCACCCGCCGTGGCCCCGCTCCGGCAGGCCTCGGCCACCGCCCCGGTCGGCCTGCCGGTGCAGGCGCCCATGCCCAGCCGCCAGCCCACGCCGAACCTGCTGGCCCTGGTTCCCGGCCTGCCCCCGCTGCCCAACTTCTCGTTTCTGCAGCACTAG
- a CDS encoding YqgE/AlgH family protein — MPPEDPEDYVAPAAQRVRAGTLLLANTDLFEPTFRRSVIYIVEHNDGGTLGVVLNRASETAVYNVLPQWTKLAAKPKTMFIGGPVKRDAALCLAALRVGADPQGVAGLRHVDGRVVMVDLDADPDTIAPFVEGVRIFAGYSGWTIGQLEGEIERDDWIVLSALPSDVLVGSRSDLWGQVLRRQPLPLSLLATHPIDLSRN; from the coding sequence GTGCCGCCCGAGGATCCTGAGGACTATGTCGCGCCGGCCGCGCAGCGGGTGCGCGCGGGTACCTTGCTGCTGGCCAACACCGATCTTTTCGAACCGACGTTCCGACGCAGCGTGATCTACATCGTCGAGCACAACGATGGCGGCACCTTGGGCGTGGTGCTCAACCGCGCCAGCGAGACCGCGGTGTACAACGTCCTGCCGCAGTGGACCAAACTGGCGGCCAAGCCGAAGACGATGTTCATCGGCGGCCCGGTGAAGCGCGACGCGGCCCTATGCCTGGCGGCCTTGCGCGTCGGCGCCGATCCGCAGGGCGTTGCGGGCCTTCGGCATGTGGACGGCCGGGTGGTGATGGTCGACCTCGACGCCGACCCCGACACGATCGCGCCCTTCGTGGAGGGGGTGCGGATCTTCGCGGGTTACTCCGGCTGGACCATCGGCCAGCTGGAAGGCGAAATCGAACGCGACGACTGGATCGTTTTGTCCGCGTTGCCCTCTGACGTTCTGGTGGGGTCGAGGTCCGACCTGTGGGGGCAGGTGCTGCGTCGCCAGCCGCTGCCGCTGTCGCTGCTGGCCACCCATCCGATCGACCTCAGCCGCAACTAG
- a CDS encoding MFS transporter has product MHSSAPAEMWRSVRSLPDFWRLLQVRMASQFGDGLFQAGLAGALLFNPDRAADPMAIARAFTVLFLPYSLLGPFAGALMDRWDRRLVLVGANAGRVILIAAIGTILAVRAGDLPLLLGALFANGLARFVASGLSASLPHVVPREQVVTMNAAANAAGAIAAFIGANFMLVPRFVFGAGDKGASAIIFLTAIPVLTALLLSWRFGPRALGPDDTKRAIHGPVVYAVVTGWLHGARTVAQRPTVAATLSGLAAHRMVIGINSLLVLLLVHHMTDPEAGGLGTALVFFGAAGLGAFLANVLTPPAVRRWGRYATVNGALVLSAIIEVAGAGLLLPIMVACGFFLGVTGQMVKLCADSAMQMDVDDALRGHVFAVQDALFWVSFIVSITVAALLIPADGHAPAFALFGSGVYLAGLAMHGVLGRRGEQANNRYPAAATDERRQ; this is encoded by the coding sequence ATGCACTCAAGCGCACCCGCCGAAATGTGGCGGTCGGTGCGCAGTTTGCCAGACTTCTGGCGGCTGCTGCAGGTGCGCATGGCGAGTCAATTCGGTGACGGGCTGTTCCAGGCGGGTCTGGCGGGGGCGTTGCTGTTCAATCCGGACCGGGCCGCCGACCCGATGGCCATCGCGCGGGCATTCACCGTGCTGTTCCTGCCTTACTCGCTGTTGGGGCCGTTCGCGGGAGCCCTGATGGACCGCTGGGACCGGCGGCTGGTGCTCGTCGGCGCCAACGCCGGCCGGGTCATCCTGATCGCCGCGATAGGCACCATCCTGGCGGTCCGGGCCGGCGATTTGCCGCTGTTGTTGGGCGCGCTGTTCGCCAACGGCTTGGCCCGGTTCGTCGCTTCCGGGCTGTCTGCGTCGCTGCCGCACGTCGTGCCGCGCGAACAGGTCGTGACGATGAACGCCGCGGCCAACGCCGCCGGGGCCATCGCCGCCTTCATCGGCGCCAACTTCATGCTCGTGCCCCGGTTCGTGTTCGGCGCGGGTGACAAGGGGGCCTCGGCGATCATCTTCCTCACCGCGATCCCCGTGTTGACCGCCTTGCTGCTGTCGTGGCGGTTCGGCCCTCGTGCCCTCGGCCCGGACGACACCAAGCGGGCGATCCACGGACCCGTCGTCTACGCCGTCGTCACCGGCTGGCTGCACGGCGCGCGCACGGTGGCGCAACGGCCGACGGTCGCCGCCACCTTGTCCGGCCTGGCCGCCCACCGGATGGTGATCGGCATCAATTCCTTGCTGGTCCTGTTGCTGGTCCACCACATGACCGACCCCGAAGCCGGGGGATTGGGTACTGCGCTGGTGTTCTTCGGCGCCGCGGGTCTGGGCGCGTTCCTGGCCAACGTGCTGACTCCGCCCGCGGTCCGTCGCTGGGGGCGCTACGCCACGGTCAATGGTGCGTTGGTGCTGTCGGCGATCATCGAGGTCGCCGGCGCGGGATTACTGCTACCGATCATGGTGGCCTGCGGCTTCTTCCTCGGTGTGACCGGGCAAATGGTCAAGCTGTGCGCCGACTCGGCGATGCAGATGGATGTCGATGACGCCCTTCGCGGGCACGTTTTCGCCGTGCAGGACGCGCTGTTCTGGGTCTCGTTCATCGTCTCGATCACGGTGGCCGCGCTGTTGATTCCCGCCGACGGCCATGCGCCGGCGTTCGCGCTGTTCGGCTCGGGGGTGTACTTGGCCGGCCTGGCCATGCACGGCGTCCTGGGCCGGCGCGGCGAGCAGGCGAATAATCGCTACCCGGCGGCGGCAACCGACGAGCGGAGGCAATG